The Hevea brasiliensis isolate MT/VB/25A 57/8 chromosome 1, ASM3005281v1, whole genome shotgun sequence genome has a window encoding:
- the LOC110652686 gene encoding arogenate dehydratase 3, which yields MQAISPSSPLVSFIPIRRRITRFAPNKLFVHCIYRSDSVYFPNGVGSSRADWQSSCAILASKVAAQEQPTDKSGEDYVNDGSTDHVAAINGHKTSMDLDLVPLNKDSSDDGNSNNNKLMKPLTITDLSPAPMHGSHLRVAYQGVPGAYSEAAAERAYPNCEAIPCDQFEVAFQAVELWIADRAVLPIENSLGGSIHRNYDLLLRHRLHIVGEVQLPVHHCLLALPGVRKEYITRVISHPQALAQCELTLTKLGLNAAREAVDDTAGAAEYIATNNLRDTAAIASARAAELYGLQILADGIHDDSNNVTRFVMLAREPIIPRTDRPFKTSIVFAHEQGTSVLFKVLSAFAFRNISLTKIESRPRRSCPIRLVDNANIGTAKHFEYMFYVDFEASMADVRAQNALAEVQEFTSFLRVLGSYPMDMTPWCPSSGD from the coding sequence ATGCAGGCGATCTCCCCTTCGTCTCCCCTCGTGTCTTTTATACCGATTCGGCGTCGCATCACCCGATTCGCTCCCAACAAACTCTTTGTTCATTGTATCTATCGATCGGATTCTGTCTATTTTCCCAATGGTGTTGGCTCCAGTCGAGCCGACTGGCAGAGCTCTTGCGCTATATTAGCTAGCAAAGTTGCTGCTCAAGAGCAGCCTACTGATAAATCTGGTGAAGATTATGTCAACGATGGCAGTACTGACCATGTCGCTGCCATCAATGGTCATAAGACCTCTATGGATCTTGATTTAGTCCCTCTCAACAAAGACTCTAGTGATGATGGCAACTCCAATAACAATAAGCTGATGAAGCCGTTGACTATTACGGATCTCTCACCAGCTCCTATGCACGGCTCTCATCTCCGTGTGGCTTATCAAGGAGTTCCCGGGGCATATTCGGAGGCTGCAGCGGAGAGAGCTTATCCAAATTGTGAAGCTATCCCCTGTGATCAATTTGAGGTGGCTTTCCAGGCAGTGGAGCTTTGGATTGCAGATCGTGCGGTTTTACCAATTGAGAATTCTCTGGGGGGATCTATTCATAGAAATTACGATTTGCTTCTCCGCCATCGCCTCCACATTGTTGGTGAAGTACAATTACCAGTCCACCATTGTCTCTTAGCCCTTCCCGGCGTCCGCAAAGAGTACATTACTCGAGTGATCTCTCATCCTCAAGCACTTGCACAATGCGAGCTGACACTCACTAAACTCGGACTAAATGCCGCTCGAGAGGCAGTAGACGACACGGCTGGAGCTGCAGAGTACATAGCTACCAACAACCTTCGTGACACAGCAGCCATAGCTAGCGCACGAGCAGCAGAGCTCTATGGACTACAGATACTGGCCGATGGAATCCACGACGACTCAAACAATGTGACACGGTTCGTGATGTTGGCCCGTGAGCCGATAATCCCGCGCACGGACCGACCATTCAAGACGAGCATCGTATTCGCACACGAGCAAGGGACGAGCGTGCTTTTTAAAGTGCTATCAGCTTTCGCGTTTCGTAACATCAGCTTAACAAAGATCGAATCACGGCCACGCCGAAGCTGCCCTATTAGGCTAGTAGACAATGCAAATATCGGCACAGCAAAGCACTTCGAGTACATGTTTTATGTAGATTTCGAAGCGTCAATGGCAGATGTTAGGGCACAAAACGCATTGGCGGAGGTGCAAGAGTTCACGTCTTTCTTGAGGGTGTTGGGCAGCTATCCAATGGACATGACCCCTTGGTGCCCATCAAGCGGAGATTAG